In Paenibacillus xylanilyticus, the genomic window CATTCTGCGCGGAATGGGCGCGAGTCATCCGGATGCGCAGGATCTTGCACAGGACACGTTTATTCGGATCTATCGCTATCTCCCGTCCCGAAGGGTAGGAAGCAGTTTTTCTTCATGGGTATATACCATCGCCGTGAATCGGATGCGGGATTTTATAAGGCAAAAGAAACCGGTGATGACGGCAAATGAACCGGTCATGGAGCCAGCCAGTGAAGAATCGCCGGAAAGGCATGTACTGCACAAGGAGATGCAGCGGGAAATATACCGCCAGATGGAACTGCTGCCGGAATCATACCGGCTTGTGCTGCTGTTGAAATATACCAATGAGCTAAGCTATGAAGAAATTTCAGATATCACCGGCATGAGTGCAGCGCAGGTCCGAAACGCGATGTACCGCGGGAAAAAGATGCTCAAG contains:
- a CDS encoding RNA polymerase sigma factor, giving the protein MTQHIQEEELIARIIAGDKQLFALLVDRYKNKVYGILRGMGASHPDAQDLAQDTFIRIYRYLPSRRVGSSFSSWVYTIAVNRMRDFIRQKKPVMTANEPVMEPASEESPERHVLHKEMQREIYRQMELLPESYRLVLLLKYTNELSYEEISDITGMSAAQVRNAMYRGKKMLKKQMERKGGLATYEAYSK